Within the Chromobacterium paludis genome, the region AGCGCGTTCAGCGGCCGCGCCACCGCCAGCAGCGCGATCAGGCCCAGGCACAGCGCGGCCAGCGGCGCCGGCAGCAGCTCCCAGCGCGCCTGGCCCAGGCCGCCCAGCATCCAGAACAGCACCGCCGAGGCCGAGCGGTGGTCGCCCAGATACAGCATCAGATTGGCCAAAGCCATCAGCAGGAAGGACACGGCCACGCCGGCCAGCAGCAACCGCTCGGCTTGCAGCCGGCGCTGGCGCACGGCGATGCCGGTGACCAGCAGGGTGGCCAGCAAGGCGCCGGTGAAGGCGGCCAGCGGCAGGGTGGCGCCGCCCAGCACATTGCCGCTGAACAGCAGCACCGTCACCGCGCCCAGCGTGGCGCCGGAGCTGACGCCCAAGAGGTGCGGGTCTGCCAGCTGGTTGCGGGTGGCGGCTTGCAGCGCCGCGCCCACCAGCGCCAGGCCGGCGCCGACCATGCCGCCCAGCAGCACGCGCGGCAGCCGCAGCTGCCAGATGATCAGGTCCTGGCCCGGCTGCCAGGCTGGCGCCACCGGCAGGCCCAGCTGGTGCAGCAGCACATTGGAGCTGACGGCGAACTCGACCGGCGCGGCGCCCAGGCCGGAAGCCAGCGGCAGCGACAGCGCGAGCAGGGCCAGCAAGAGGCCAAGCAGCGGCCAGGCCGGCGGACGGTTGGCGGCGGCGCGGATCACTTGGCGAAGACTTCCGGGTGCAGGCCGCGCGCCAGCGCGCTGATCGCGTCGGCATTGGCGATGCCCGGCGTCGCGCTGTCATAGGGCAGCACGATGAAGCGCTTGTCGCGCACCGCCGCGATCTTGTTCAGCGCCGGATGGTTTTGCAGGAAGGCGATCTTCTGCTGCGCGGTGACCTTGCCGTAATCGATGATCACGATGGCCTGCGGATTGCGCGCCAGCACGGTTTCCCAGTCGACGCGGGTCCAGCTGGCGTTGACGTCGGAGAGGATATTGCGGCCGCCGGCGGCGCGGATCAGCGCGTCGGGCATCGCCAGCCGGCCGGCGCTGAAGGGGCGGTCCTCGCCGCTGTCGTAGACGAAGACCGACGGCGTGGCCTTGCGCTTGGCGACGCGGGCGGCGACGCCGTCCACCTTGGCGCGCATCTCGGCTACCACTTTCTGCGCGCGCGGCTCCACGTCGAAGATGCGGCCGAGGTTGCCGATGTCGCGGTAGACGTCGTCCAGGCTCGCCGCCGGGCGCTTCATCACGTGGGCGCAGGATTCGCTGAGCTCGTAGACATGGATGCCCAATGGCGCCAGCGAGGCCGGCGTCACCGGACCGCCGACGCGCAGGCCGTAGTTCCAGCCGGCGAAGAAGAAGTCGGCGTTGCGGGCCAGCAGCGCTTCCGACGACGGATAGTCGCCGGCCAGTTCCGGCAGCGGGCCCAGCGCCTGCTTCAGCGGCGCGTTCAGCTTGTTCCAGGCGCTGATGCCGGTGTAGCCGACCATGCGGTTCTGCAGGCCCAGCGCCACCATCATCTCGGTCAGGTTGATGTCGTGGCTGACGGCGCGCTGCGGGGCGCGCTGGAAGGTGACCTTGCGGTTGCAGCTGTCCACGGTGAGCGGGTAGCGGGTGGCGTGGACTTGGGCGGACAGCAGCGCGGCCAGGCCGCAGGCGATGAGCGAGGGGCGGATGCGTTTCATTGGATTTCTTCTTCTAATAGGGTGATGCGGGGGTGGCCAGCCTGCGGGTGGCGATCCACCAGCGCGCGCACGCCGAACACCTCGGCCAGCAAGGACGGCGTCAGCACCGCTTCCGGCGCGCCGCTGGCGACGACGCGGCCGGCCTTCAGCGCGTACAGCCGGTGGCAGAAGGCGGCGGCCAGGTTCAGGTCGTGCAGCGTGGCAACGGCGGCGATGCCCAGCCGGCGCACCAGGCGCAGCAGCGACAATTGGTGGCGCAGGTCCAGGTGGTTGGTTGGCTCGTCCAGGATCAGCAGCTCCGGCTTCTGGGCCAGCGCCCGCGCCAGCAGCGCGCGCTGCTTCTCGCCGCCGGACAGGGTGGCGAAAGGCTGGTGTTGCTGCGACGCCAGGCCCACCAGGGCCAGCGCCTCGTCGACGATGGCGTGGTCGGCGGCGCTGCCGCCGCGCAGCAGCGACTGGTGCGGGATGCGGCCCATGTCGGCCACCTCGCGCACGGTCAGGCCGAAGTCCTCGGGGAATTCCTGCAGTACCACCGCCACGCGGCGGGCGAAGGCGGCGGCGGATTGGCCCCAGATGTCGGCGCCGTCGAGTCTGGCTTCGCCGGCCAGCGGCCTGTTGAAGCGGAAGGCGCAACGCAGCGTGCTGGTCTTGCCGCTGCCGTTGGGGCCGATGACGCCGACGAACTCGCCGGGCCGCACGGTCAGCGCGATGTCGCGCAGCAATCTTTCTTCAGGCGCGGTCGCGGCGTCGGGCGACCAGTCCAGGCCGCATAGCTCCAATGCGCTCACCGCCTAGCTCCAGTGCGCGCCGGTGATGTCGCGCAGCAAGGCCACCACGCGCGGGCGGCTGGGGTGGTAGCCGATGAACACCAGCTGCGCCTGGCGCGGCGCGGCCAGCGCCTGGTCGCGGCTCAACTCGATGCGGTTGCGCACGCCCTGGGCCAGCAGCCGGCCGGGGCCTTCGGCGCAGGCGGCGAAGCCCTTGATGCGCAGCAGCGGCTCCTCGCGGGCGATGGCCTCCAGCGCCGCCGCCAGCTTGTCGGCATGCTGGGCTTCCTTGCTGCGGATCATGAACGATTGCCAGCCTGGGTCCTGATCGTGGAAATGCTTGTGGGTGGACAGGCCGTGGCTGTGAGCGGCCTGGCCGCCGTGGCTGTGGCCGTCCAGCAAGGCCTGGTTGGCCAGCGGCCGCATCGCGAGCCCCGGCATGCTGGCCACCGGGCCGTAGTGGCGGTGCGCGGCCGGCGAGGCCTCGTGCAGATGCAGGCCCAGCGTCAGCCGGGTGTCCAGCTTGGCTTGATAGGCCAGTTCGATGAAGCGTATCGACGGCGCCTGCCGGCGCACGGCTTCTTCCGCCGCCAGCAGTTCATCTGCCGACAGCGCGTCAATCTTGTTCAGCACCACGATGTCGGCGTGGCCCAGCTGCTGGTCGAACAGCTCCGCCACCGCGTCGGTCTTGCCGCCGTCTCCGGCCGGCGCGAAATGGCCGGCCAGCAGCAGCGGGGTGTCGACCACCGCCAGCGTCGCGTCCAGCACGAAGTACGGCGCCAGCGCCTCGCTTTGCAGCTGCGCCATCACCGCGCTGGGCAGCGCCAGGCCCGAGGTTTCGATCAGCACGTGGTCGATCTGCTGGCGGCGTTGCCACAGCGCCAGCATGGTGGGCAGGAAGTCGGCGTCGTCGTCATAGGCGACCAGGCCGTTGGCCAGGTCGTGGATTTCCACGCCGCCGGCGTCGGCGTCGCGCAGCAGGCCGCCGTCTATCGGCACCTCGCCGAACTCGTTGACCAGGATGGCCAGCCGGCGCTGCTTGTTGTTCTCCAGCAGCTTGGACAGCAGCGTGGTCTTGCCGGCGCCGAGGAAGCCGGTCAGCACGGTGACGGGAAGGCGTGGCGCGCTCATGCCTGGCCTCCCTGCGGCAGGGCTGCCAGCACGGCGTCAAAGTCGCTGAATGTTTGCGGATAGTCCAGTCGCGGCCGGTCGATGACGATGAACGGGATGCCCAGCGCCGCCGCGGCAGCCGCCTTGGCGTCGAAGCCGCCGGCCTCGCCGCCGTCCTTGCTGATCACGCAGTCGACTCCCCAATCGCGCCACAGCGCCTCGTTGGCGGCCTGCGAAAACGGGCCTTGCATCGCGCAGATGCGCGAACGCGGGAGACCTAAGTCCAACGCCCGCTGCAAATGCTGCGGGTCCGGCGCCAGACGGACGAACCATTGATGCTTTTGCTCCGAGTCGGCGGCGAGGAAGCGGTGCAGCTCCTTGCTGCCGGTGGCGAGGAAAACGCGTTTTCCTTTCGTCATCGCCAGCTTGGCGGCCGCGTCGCTGTCGGCGCAACGGATCACCGGATGCTCGCTGCCGCTGGCCGGCCGTTCGTAGCGCAGATAGGGCAGGGCCAGCTCCTCGGCCAGCGCCATCAGCTGCTGCGACATCTCGCTGGCGTAAGGGTGGGTGGCGTCGACGATGGCGCTGGCCCGGCTGCCGGACAGCAGCTCGCGGCGGCGTTCCACGCCCAGCCGGCCGCTGACGGTGGCGACGCCGGGCACGGCTTGCTGCGCCTGCTCGTTGCCGTAATCGCTGGCGCTGCTGATCACCACCGCGCGGCCGGCGTCGGCGATGGCGCGCGACAGCGCGTTGCCGTCGCTGGTGCCGGAAAACACCCAGGCCGCGCCGGCGGGCAGCGCGTCGGCCTTCACCGTGTCGCTGGTGTTGTCCCAGTTGAAGTAGCCGCGCGGGGTGAACATCCACTCGCGCTTGCGGCGGGTGAAGCGGTTGCCGATGACGATGCTGGTCAGCATGTCGAAGCGGCGCGTGCGCAGCTCGGCCAGCGTGACGATCTCCACCGCTTGGTCTTCGCGGTAGGCGTTGCGGACGATGCCGCACAGCGTTTCTGGCTTCTTGTGCTCCAGCATGATGTCCAGGATGCGGTAGACGCCTTCCTGGCGCTGGCGGCTTTGCACGTTGTAGAACACCACCGCCAGGTCTGCCTGGGCGATGTGGCGGGCGCGGGTTTCGATCCATTCCCACGGGCACAGCAGGTCCGACAGGCTCAGCGTGGCGAAATCGTGCGACAGCGGCGCGCCGAGCAGCGACGCGCAGGAGTTGGCCGAAGTGATGCCGGGGATCAGCTGCACGTCGAAGCCATCGTCCTCGCGCATGTCCTCGTAAGCCAGCGTAGCCATCGCGTAAACGCCGATGTCGCCGCTGGACAGCAGGGCCACGGTCTTGCCGGCGCGGGCCTCCTCCAGCGCCAGCTGGGCGCGCTCGCGTTCCTGGGTCAGCGGCAGCGTGCGGATGTCCTTGCCGGCTATCCACGGTTGCACCCAGGTCAGGTAGAGATCGTAGGACACGATCACGTCGCTCGCGGCCAGCGCCTGGCGGGCGAGGTCGGGGATCAGTTCGGCGCGGCCGGGGCCGACCGAGACGAGGTAGAGTTTGCCGGTCATTTTTTTCCGTTCTTGCTTTGGGCTGCGCCCACTAATAACTGTTTGCCAAAATGTTGGCGACGTACCGAATAGTCCCCTTCGGGACGCGCCGGACAAAATGCGGTCGGCAAGGTTTTAAGCTGCCGTCTGTTTGAGTCGCGCGACGTTAGCGCGCGGCGAGTTCGGCAGCGCCTTGCCGACTGTGTTTTGTCCGGGGTTTCGCGGCACGTAGGGGCGGCCTGGGGGATGCGAGCGTGCGAATCTTTGATTCGCTCAGCATAGGGGCTGGCCGCGCAGCTCCCCGTGCCCCTGGCGGTGGCACCGCTCCTAAACATTGCCTGCGTAGCAGGCTCATCTTGTTTTTTGAATTCAGAGCAAGCTCGTCGCTTGCTGACGCTATAACTGTGACCGTATTTTGCGTTGCTTACGTGGGGTTCCGCCCAGCGGGCGGGTAAGGGGGCTGCGCGGCCAGCCCCCTTACAACCCCAGGCCGCCCCTACGCCGCGCGAATTCCCGGTAAAAATCAGGCTGGCAAGGCGCCGTCGAACTCGTCCCGCGCTAGCGTCGCGGGACTCAAACAGGCGACGGCTTAAAACCTTGCCAGCCTGATTTTTACCGGCGCGCGACAAAGGGGAGTAGGGGCGCGTCGCCAGCGTTTTATCTTTCGCAATGGCGGCTGTGATGGCATTGGTGGCCAGCGTTGCGTTTACGCAAGCCATGCTGCTTTGTCCTCTACCACCGCCACCGTCACCCCATCCACCGCGGTCTTGGGCACGATCAACCTCCCCCGCGGGCTGGCGATCAGCGCGCATGGCTCGCACACGCCGTCGACGCCGACGTTCCGCCGCACCCAGTCCGACGGCGCGCCGGTCCAGCCGCGGGCAGCGACGTCTTCGCGGGCGATGACGCGCAACGGCAGCGCGTGGCGGGCGCAGAAGGCCAATAGGCCTTCTTCGTCGGCCTTCAGGTCTATCGTCGCCGCTTCGCGCACGTCGGATAGCGGCCGGCCGGCCAAGGCTTGCAGCACTGCTTGTGCTATGGCCTCGGCGCTTTTGCCGCGGCGGCAGCCGATGCCTAGCGTCAGCGGCTTGATCGCTTCTGTCGCGGTGGTGATGGCCGGGATGGCGCCGGTTAGCCGCGCCGCTTCATAGGCAAGGTCATTCGCTCCGCCTTCGTGGCCAGACAATAGCGGGATGGCGAAGCGGGCGGCTTCGTCCATCACCACCACCGCCGGGTCGCTGTACTTGCTTTGCAGCAGGCCGTCCAGATAGCGGACGGCGATGCCGCTGGCCATCACCAGCACCCAGTGGCTGTGCGCGTGGAAGGCGGCGCGGAATTGCTCGCGGCCGCTGATGCTGGGTTCCAGCCACGGCTGGTACAGCCGGGCGTCCAGCGCCGATGCCAGCCTCTGTCCCAAGGGCAGCGCTTCGGCACGCACCAGCCACACGGCGCGACTCATGCCTGGTTTTCTTTCTGCAGGCTGGCCCGCTTGGTCTTGCGCTCGTCGCCGTCGCGGAAGATGTGGGTGAAACCGGCCGCGTACAGGCTGGATTCGACGCCGCCTTCGCGCGACAGCGCCTCGCCCACCAACAGCAGCGTGGTCAGCAGCCAGTCCTTCTGCTTCACCTCGGACAGCATCTTGCCCAGCGTGCTGCGGTGGACGGATTGGTCCGGCCAGCTGGCGCGGCGCACCAGCGCCACCGGGGTGGTGGGCGGGTAGTGCAGCGCCAGGTCGGCGACGGTCTGCTTCAGACGCTGGCCGGACAGGAAGATGCACATCGTCGCGCGGTGGGCGGCGAAACTGGCGATGGATTCCGTTTCCGGCACCGCGCTGGCGCGGCCGCTGGTGCGGGTGAGGATGATGGACTGCGACACCTCGGGCCGGGTCAGTTCGCTAGACAATGCGGCGGCAGCGGCGGTGAACGAGGACACGCCGGGGACGACCTCATATTTGATACCAAGCGCTTCCAGCCGGCGCATCTGCTCGTTGGTGGCGCCGTAGATCGCCGGGTCGCCGGAGTGCAGCCGCGCCACGTCCTTGTCTTCGGCCTGGGCGCGGCGGTACAGCGCTTCCTGCTGGTCCAGGTTCAGTTCGGCGGTGTCGTGGATCTCCGCGTCCGGGCGGCAGTGGCTCAGCATCTCGGCCGGCACCAGCGAGCCGGCGTACAGCACCATGGGCGCCGCGCCCAACAGGCGGCTGCCGCGCAAGGTGATCAGGTCGGCGGCACCGGGGCCGGCGCCGATGAAATACACTTTCATTTCGAAACCTCGGTGGAAAATTGGCATCGCCCCCTCTTCCCGGCCCTCTCCCGCGAGGGGAGAGGGGGGGCGCGGCGTTGGCTTTGATCGCATATGAGGCCGGCAGTGGATAGCGTAGGGCGGATGCCCCAGCGGGGCGATCCGCCTTCCCGGCGACCCGCTTGCCGACTCGCTACTGCCAGCGCGGCGGAACGCCCGATGTCATCGGGCTTCCGCCCTACGGTGCAAGACGGCGCGTTCATGAGTGGCGTCTTTCTCTGGCTGTCTTGCGGATCAGCATGGTGGCGAGGTAGCCGCTGGCCTCGGCCGTCAATTGCGAGGCGTCGGCGCACAGCACCTCGCCGGGCAGGCCGATGCGGCGGGCGAAGGCGCACAGCTGGGCGATGCCCATCTCGCTCAATAGCGCCAGCACGTCCGGCAGCCGCTTGCCTATCTTCATCAGCACCACGACGTCGTGGCTGTCGATATCGGCTCGCAGCTCGGCCATGTCGTCGGGGCAGGGCAGGATCAGGATGCGTTCCTTGCCTTCGCCCAGCGGCCAGGACAAGGCCGACGCGGTGGCGGCGAAGCTGGTGACGCCGGGGAAGGTTTGCGTCTCCAGCGTCGGCAGCATTTCGCGTAGCGCCGCCAGCAGGTAGCCGTAGGTGGAGTAGGTCATCGAATCGCCTATGGTCAGGTAGGCGATGTTGCGGCCGGTTTTCAATTCGGCGACCAGCCGCTCGGCCAGCGCGCCGTAATGGCGCGACAGCGCGCCGCGGTCCGGATTCATCTCGAACTCGATTTCGCGAAAGCGGCTTTCGTCCAGCGCCAGCCCGGCCAGGCATTGCCGGGCGACGGATACTTCGCTGGAGGTGGCGCGCGGCAGATAGACGATGTCGGCCTCGCGCAGCGCGGCCAGCGCCGCCACCGGAATCAGCCCGGCCGGGCCGGGGCCCACGCCTATGCCTATGAGCGTGCCCAGCTTCATGCGGCTTCTCCCAGCGGTGTGCCGTCCATGCTGAACAGCCGCACCGCCACTTGCCGCACGCTGGGCACCTTGCTCGCCATCCGCGCGGCGGTGCGGCGTTCTATCTCCATCCAGTAGCCGCGCGCGTCCGGCTGGCTGCTCATGATCTGCACTACGTTCTCCACGGTATTCGCTTGTTTGATTTGCGCCACCAGCTCGGGCGCATGGCCCAGGTCGGCGGCGACGCCGGCGACAGCGTCCATCGCCATGCCGCTCTTGCCGGAGTGGGTGTCCCACACTCCGTCCAGCAGCTTGGCGATCTTGCCGGGGTGGCCCAGCACCCACAGCGTGTCGAGGATGCGGCCCTGTTCGATCAGCACCGATTCGGCGAAGTCCAGCGAGTCGCCGACGAAGTTGGCGATCTGCACCACCTGCTTTTTTTCCAACCCCAGCGTGTCGGCGGCGTAGCCGCGGCCTATCTTGCCGGGGGTGAAGGCGATGGCAGTCGGCAGCTCGCCCAGCGCCACCCGCACATAGACCTCGATCGATGCGGTCCACGCCGCCTGCGACATCGGCTCGACGATGCCGCTGGTGCCCAGGATCGAGATGCCGCCGACGATGCCCAGCATAGGGTTGAAGGTGCGCTTGGCGATCTTGTCGCCGTCGACGCAGCCTATCGCCAGGTCGATGCCGGGGTCGGGCCGGCCGGCCAGTACTTCATCCACCGCCATCCGCATCATCTGCCGCGGCACCGGGTTGATCGCCGGCTCGCCGGGCGGGATGCGCAGGCCGGGCTGGGTGACCATGCCGACGCCGGGCGCGGCCAGGAAGCGCAGCGCGCCGCTGCCGTTTATCCTCACCTCGGCGAAGATCGTCGCGCCGTCGGTGTTGTCCG harbors:
- the cobJ gene encoding precorrin-3B C(17)-methyltransferase → MTGKLYLVSVGPGRAELIPDLARQALAASDVIVSYDLYLTWVQPWIAGKDIRTLPLTQERERAQLALEEARAGKTVALLSSGDIGVYAMATLAYEDMREDDGFDVQLIPGITSANSCASLLGAPLSHDFATLSLSDLLCPWEWIETRARHIAQADLAVVFYNVQSRQRQEGVYRILDIMLEHKKPETLCGIVRNAYREDQAVEIVTLAELRTRRFDMLTSIVIGNRFTRRKREWMFTPRGYFNWDNTSDTVKADALPAGAAWVFSGTSDGNALSRAIADAGRAVVISSASDYGNEQAQQAVPGVATVSGRLGVERRRELLSGSRASAIVDATHPYASEMSQQLMALAEELALPYLRYERPASGSEHPVIRCADSDAAAKLAMTKGKRVFLATGSKELHRFLAADSEQKHQWFVRLAPDPQHLQRALDLGLPRSRICAMQGPFSQAANEALWRDWGVDCVISKDGGEAGGFDAKAAAAAALGIPFIVIDRPRLDYPQTFSDFDAVLAALPQGGQA
- the cobI gene encoding precorrin-2 C(20)-methyltransferase encodes the protein MKLGTLIGIGVGPGPAGLIPVAALAALREADIVYLPRATSSEVSVARQCLAGLALDESRFREIEFEMNPDRGALSRHYGALAERLVAELKTGRNIAYLTIGDSMTYSTYGYLLAALREMLPTLETQTFPGVTSFAATASALSWPLGEGKERILILPCPDDMAELRADIDSHDVVVLMKIGKRLPDVLALLSEMGIAQLCAFARRIGLPGEVLCADASQLTAEASGYLATMLIRKTARERRHS
- a CDS encoding ABC transporter substrate-binding protein, whose amino-acid sequence is MKRIRPSLIACGLAALLSAQVHATRYPLTVDSCNRKVTFQRAPQRAVSHDINLTEMMVALGLQNRMVGYTGISAWNKLNAPLKQALGPLPELAGDYPSSEALLARNADFFFAGWNYGLRVGGPVTPASLAPLGIHVYELSESCAHVMKRPAASLDDVYRDIGNLGRIFDVEPRAQKVVAEMRAKVDGVAARVAKRKATPSVFVYDSGEDRPFSAGRLAMPDALIRAAGGRNILSDVNASWTRVDWETVLARNPQAIVIIDYGKVTAQQKIAFLQNHPALNKIAAVRDKRFIVLPYDSATPGIANADAISALARGLHPEVFAK
- a CDS encoding ABC transporter ATP-binding protein; its protein translation is MSALELCGLDWSPDAATAPEERLLRDIALTVRPGEFVGVIGPNGSGKTSTLRCAFRFNRPLAGEARLDGADIWGQSAAAFARRVAVVLQEFPEDFGLTVREVADMGRIPHQSLLRGGSAADHAIVDEALALVGLASQQHQPFATLSGGEKQRALLARALAQKPELLILDEPTNHLDLRHQLSLLRLVRRLGIAAVATLHDLNLAAAFCHRLYALKAGRVVASGAPEAVLTPSLLAEVFGVRALVDRHPQAGHPRITLLEEEIQ
- a CDS encoding FecCD family ABC transporter permease → MIRAAANRPPAWPLLGLLLALLALSLPLASGLGAAPVEFAVSSNVLLHQLGLPVAPAWQPGQDLIIWQLRLPRVLLGGMVGAGLALVGAALQAATRNQLADPHLLGVSSGATLGAVTVLLFSGNVLGGATLPLAAFTGALLATLLVTGIAVRQRRLQAERLLLAGVAVSFLLMALANLMLYLGDHRSASAVLFWMLGGLGQARWELLPAPLAALCLGLIALLAVARPLNALMAGEQTAVTLGIRVTRLRLAVFAASSLLTGTMVAVSGAIGFVGLMIPHIARRCVGADHRRLLPACALLGALFLIWVDAAARTLIAPEDIPVGVGTAAVGGAFFIWLLRR
- the cbiD gene encoding cobalt-precorrin-5B (C(1))-methyltransferase CbiD, which translates into the protein MSPVRQPYDLAAPAPNGMRRGRTTGSCATAAVKAALMLLLDGVDADEVFISLPDPDFYLAVPVERVVWLDQDTVRAEVLKYAGDDPDNTDGATIFAEVRINGSGALRFLAAPGVGMVTQPGLRIPPGEPAINPVPRQMMRMAVDEVLAGRPDPGIDLAIGCVDGDKIAKRTFNPMLGIVGGISILGTSGIVEPMSQAAWTASIEVYVRVALGELPTAIAFTPGKIGRGYAADTLGLEKKQVVQIANFVGDSLDFAESVLIEQGRILDTLWVLGHPGKIAKLLDGVWDTHSGKSGMAMDAVAGVAADLGHAPELVAQIKQANTVENVVQIMSSQPDARGYWMEIERRTAARMASKVPSVRQVAVRLFSMDGTPLGEAA
- a CDS encoding CobW family GTP-binding protein; amino-acid sequence: MSAPRLPVTVLTGFLGAGKTTLLSKLLENNKQRRLAILVNEFGEVPIDGGLLRDADAGGVEIHDLANGLVAYDDDADFLPTMLALWQRRQQIDHVLIETSGLALPSAVMAQLQSEALAPYFVLDATLAVVDTPLLLAGHFAPAGDGGKTDAVAELFDQQLGHADIVVLNKIDALSADELLAAEEAVRRQAPSIRFIELAYQAKLDTRLTLGLHLHEASPAAHRHYGPVASMPGLAMRPLANQALLDGHSHGGQAAHSHGLSTHKHFHDQDPGWQSFMIRSKEAQHADKLAAALEAIAREEPLLRIKGFAACAEGPGRLLAQGVRNRIELSRDQALAAPRQAQLVFIGYHPSRPRVVALLRDITGAHWS
- the cobM gene encoding precorrin-4 C(11)-methyltransferase; the encoded protein is MPIFHRGFEMKVYFIGAGPGAADLITLRGSRLLGAAPMVLYAGSLVPAEMLSHCRPDAEIHDTAELNLDQQEALYRRAQAEDKDVARLHSGDPAIYGATNEQMRRLEALGIKYEVVPGVSSFTAAAAALSSELTRPEVSQSIILTRTSGRASAVPETESIASFAAHRATMCIFLSGQRLKQTVADLALHYPPTTPVALVRRASWPDQSVHRSTLGKMLSEVKQKDWLLTTLLLVGEALSREGGVESSLYAAGFTHIFRDGDERKTKRASLQKENQA
- a CDS encoding cobalamin biosynthesis protein — protein: MSRAVWLVRAEALPLGQRLASALDARLYQPWLEPSISGREQFRAAFHAHSHWVLVMASGIAVRYLDGLLQSKYSDPAVVVMDEAARFAIPLLSGHEGGANDLAYEAARLTGAIPAITTATEAIKPLTLGIGCRRGKSAEAIAQAVLQALAGRPLSDVREAATIDLKADEEGLLAFCARHALPLRVIAREDVAARGWTGAPSDWVRRNVGVDGVCEPCALIASPRGRLIVPKTAVDGVTVAVVEDKAAWLA